ACCGCAGCAGTATCACGACGCTTGCCGCGTTAGCTGCGAGCGCCATGAACCCAACGATGCCCATTGTGGACGCTTCCGGGGGTGAGCCATCCAATACCCGTAATGCAGTCATCCCAAGAACGGCCATTGCGATCGCGGCCAGAGACGCGCCCTTGAAAAGAGATGCGTATGCGCGCGTGCGAACGCTAGCACCAATAACCATCAGACTGAGCGCGTAGGTCGCCGTGTCACCTGCAAAATCCAGTGCGTCGGCTTTCAATGCCTGAGACCCGGAGATCATGCCTGCTGACATCTCGACGAAGAACATGACCGCGTTGATCGCGATGACCGCTATCAATGCGCGCCGGTAGGCCGGTGACGCTCCATCAAAAGACTTATTTTCGCAGCATCCACTCATTGGATGGTTCTCCTCAAGCGACTCGATTTTTCCAACTCTACAGTCTACAGTGACTGTAGAGGCAAGCCCGAAAGAGAATTTCGTATGAAACCCATGACAATTGGTCGACTGTCAAAGGCCGCTGACGTCAAGGTTACGACAATCCGGTACTATGAGTCTATTGGTCTAATGGGGACACCCGACCGGAGTGAAAGTGGTCAAAGGCTATATGGCGAGGCGGCGGTTCAACGTCTTTCTTTCATAAGGCATGCGCGTGATCTTGGCTTCCCAATGGAAGCGATACGCGACCTGATCGAACTGCAGACAGAGCCTGATCAGAATTGTTCTGCGGTAGATTCAATTGCTCGGCAGCAACTCGCCGACGTGCGCAAACGGCTCAATCAGCTAGAGGCCCTTGAAGCAGAGCTCAAGCGGATGATCGCTTCTTGTGAAGGCGGCAACGTTGGGAACTGTAGAGTAATGGCAGCGCTTAATGATCATGGCGCGTGTCTGAGCGAGTCACATGATCGATTACAGCCAATGTAAAATATACCTTGCATCTACAGTGGCTGTAGAGTGTAGAACACCATCTCGAGGAAAAACGATATGCGTAGTTTGTTTCTTTTTTTCGCGGTGATCTGGGCGCAAAGCGCCGCCGCTGAGACGCCGTCAAATCTGGCGACTGGGGCGTGGGCGAGCGGAGACACGGCGGCAGCATGCGAAACTGCTCCTATAACTTTGATGATGTCAGACGGAGTTGTTGCGGTATTTCTGTCAAAGGATGGCGAACTGCATTCGCTTGGATCGTGGGCGATCACTGCTGATACCCTTACCATGACCCACAACGATTTTCCGCTCAAAGGTGACGGAAAATCCAAGGCGCCCGTGGAATTGACAGTCCTTGAGTTGGACGAAACGCGTTTCGTAACGCGTAATGCCGAAGGCTCCGAGCGCGCGCGGGTACGCTGCCAGGACATTGAAGTCACGCTCGGCCACGACCACCATGGAAATCACTGATGAAGATTAACCGATTTAAGATGTTCGTGTAGTATCGAAGCGTGATGAGTTTTTCGTCGATATCCCTTGCCGTAAGGCTTAGCGTTGCCGCACTCATAGCTTTGAGCTTTGCGAGCGTACCTATCGCGTCCGCAGCGCACGTCGATGAGAGCTCGCTGGTGTCTTGCTTGATAGATCACGATGTGGAAGTGCCTGAGCATGACGCTCCGGACGAACACGAACATCACGTTCATAACTGCGCTGCTTGCCATATTTACCTTATTCGCTGGGAAGAAACAGCGGAACTCATTCCTCTGACGCTTCAATCAAATATTCGACCGCCGTTGACGTCGGTCGCATCACGCTCGCCGCCCAGTGGGCTTTTTCGGCCCCCTCGATTCTAACCAAGCCTGAAGTGCGTCCAATCTAAGTTTTGGGCGCTTAGTTTGGTTTCATTCGAGGAGTTCAACGCAAATGTTACTTGTATTTCGGGGCGCCGCTGCGGCCCTGGTGTGGGCGGTCGCAGCAAATGGTGCAAATGCCGCGCCGTGTGGTGGGACCAACATCGGCGAAAGTTTTATCGAAAGTGGAACACCCCTGACGCTTGCTGCTGTGATCGGGGAAGTGCGCCGCGCCAGTCCAGCTGTTATCGCTGAAGCGCTCGAAGCTAACGCTCTCGGAGCGGATGCGGATCAAGCTGCTCGCTCATTGAATCCCAGCATCACGCTGGAACTAGAAAACTTTTCCGGGAGTGGGGCACTCGCTGGTCTCGACCAAACGGAAACAACTGTTGCGGTCGAGCAGACGTTCAGACTTGGTGGGAAACGTGTTCTCGGCGAACGCGCAGCGAGAGCTCGTCAAGCTCTAGCGACCGCGGAATGCACGGTGATTTTGCGCGAGGCCGAACTCCAGGCCGCACTCCTCTTCGTTGACCTTATGGCCGCTTACGAATTGCGCGAACTGGCGACTGAGAGTGCAGATTTGTCCGACAAACTTGCGATGACGGTTGCGCGTCGGGTTGATGCGGGAGCAGCGGCACCACCTGAGCTCTCGCGTGCCAGAGCGGACTCTGCAACGCTGCGAGCAAGCGCGGCGGGAGTGCAAGCGGAGATCGACGCACGTCGCTTCGCGCTTGCTTCTCTTTGGGGAGACTCTGATCCACAGTTTGGGACACCGGTTTCAGAACAAATAACCCTGCCAGCCGGACCTGAAGACAGTGTTTCCGGAAACCCCAGACTAAACGCTGCCGATGCAGCCCAGCGCGCTCGAGATGCAGAAACTGCACTCGCGCGCAGCGCAGCCTTGCCCGATGTGACCGTTTCAGCAGGATTTCGGCGCTTCGAAGAAACCGGCGATGAAGCATTTGTCGCTGGGGTAAGTGTGCCGTTACCGCTCTTTGATCGCGGCAAAGATCAGGCCCGCGCCAGCTCATTTCGTGCGGATGCGGCATCGCTCAATCGGCGCGTCGTCGAGCAGCGACTCTTGTCCGAGCAGCGAAGCGCTGTCGCCGCTCGGCGCGCTGCCCAGGCTCGCCTCGATATACTTGTCAGAGACGTTCTTCCTGAAGCAGAAAGCGCTTATGCGTCGGCTGAGCGTGGTTACGAGGTCGGAAGGTTTGACCTTACCACAACCCTCAACGCTCGCGCGGTTCTCCTTGAGACGCAGCTCGCCGTCATCGAAGCAGAACGCGCGGTTCTTTCTGAAGATATTCGCCTTCGCGCCCTAATTGGCGCTGCCCCTTTTGATGGAGGTCTCCAATGAGACTGATTTTAACAACAATGTTTCTAGCTTGTGTGGGGTTGCCCCTTGCGGCCTGTGGAAACACCACGCCAACGGTTTCTGCGACTGAACATGATCACGAAGAACATGATCACGAAGAACATGATCACGAAGAACATGATCACGAAGAACATGATCACGAAGAACATGATCACGAAGAACATGATCACGAAGAACATGATCATGAAGAGCATGACCACGATGAACGAGAAGAAAAAAGTTCGCGGGACGAACACGCTGGGCATGATCATGGAGACGACGAACACTCGGATCATGTCGAGTTGAGTCCCGAGGCTGCGCGTGAAGCTGGGATTGTCGTTAGTGTTGCTGCAATGAACGCCGCCAATGAGACGCTTAGCTTGCCTGCAGAGCTGCGTTTTGATGCCGATCGAGTTGCCGCGATCTCTCCACTGGTCAGTGGTCGGATCGAAAAG
This DNA window, taken from Hyphomonas sp. Mor2, encodes the following:
- a CDS encoding cation transporter, with product MSGCCENKSFDGASPAYRRALIAVIAINAVMFFVEMSAGMISGSQALKADALDFAGDTATYALSLMVIGASVRTRAYASLFKGASLAAIAMAVLGMTALRVLDGSPPEASTMGIVGFMALAANAASVVILLRWRDGDSNVRSVWLCSRNDAIGNVGVILAGGMVALTGSAWPDLIVAILLASLFLKSASAITLQARRELKADGEIEARHASTVS
- a CDS encoding helix-turn-helix domain-containing protein, which gives rise to MKPMTIGRLSKAADVKVTTIRYYESIGLMGTPDRSESGQRLYGEAAVQRLSFIRHARDLGFPMEAIRDLIELQTEPDQNCSAVDSIARQQLADVRKRLNQLEALEAELKRMIASCEGGNVGNCRVMAALNDHGACLSESHDRLQPM
- a CDS encoding TolC family protein yields the protein MLLVFRGAAAALVWAVAANGANAAPCGGTNIGESFIESGTPLTLAAVIGEVRRASPAVIAEALEANALGADADQAARSLNPSITLELENFSGSGALAGLDQTETTVAVEQTFRLGGKRVLGERAARARQALATAECTVILREAELQAALLFVDLMAAYELRELATESADLSDKLAMTVARRVDAGAAAPPELSRARADSATLRASAAGVQAEIDARRFALASLWGDSDPQFGTPVSEQITLPAGPEDSVSGNPRLNAADAAQRARDAETALARSAALPDVTVSAGFRRFEETGDEAFVAGVSVPLPLFDRGKDQARASSFRADAASLNRRVVEQRLLSEQRSAVAARRAAQARLDILVRDVLPEAESAYASAERGYEVGRFDLTTTLNARAVLLETQLAVIEAERAVLSEDIRLRALIGAAPFDGGLQ